The Desulfuromonas sp. TF genome has a segment encoding these proteins:
- a CDS encoding cytochrome c3 family protein produces MPKILFKLALVGYFGLFLLLAAALAFYWEYWQKSPEQPIAFPHTVHAGQLELPCTFCHENAARSPRAGVPSIRKCMSCHQTVAVDNPEVKKLRRYHQEEEPIAWVRLHNLPEHVYFTHKRHIKFGLDCSDCHGEVRKMEKMQRVRSLEMGWCVTCHRSLKAPTDCATCHR; encoded by the coding sequence GTGCCAAAAATTCTTTTCAAACTAGCCCTTGTGGGATATTTCGGCCTTTTTCTGCTCTTGGCGGCGGCGCTGGCGTTCTATTGGGAGTACTGGCAAAAATCGCCTGAGCAGCCGATCGCCTTTCCCCACACGGTTCATGCTGGTCAGCTGGAGCTTCCCTGCACGTTCTGTCACGAGAATGCGGCACGGTCCCCCCGGGCGGGGGTGCCGTCTATTCGGAAGTGCATGTCCTGCCACCAGACGGTCGCCGTCGACAATCCGGAAGTGAAGAAGCTGCGTCGATATCATCAGGAGGAGGAACCGATCGCCTGGGTCCGCCTGCACAACCTGCCGGAGCACGTCTACTTCACCCATAAACGGCACATCAAGTTCGGCCTCGACTGCTCCGACTGCCACGGAGAAGTGCGGAAGATGGAAAAGATGCAACGGGTCCGCTCGCTGGAAATGGGATGGTGCGTGACATGCCACCGGTCCTTGAAGGCCCCGACCGACTGCGCCACGTGTCATAGGTAA